The following coding sequences lie in one Deltaproteobacteria bacterium genomic window:
- a CDS encoding Stp1/IreP family PP2C-type Ser/Thr phosphatase, with protein MRIRYAAKTDVGMKRTHNEDYFALIEDEQLFMVADGMGGHASGEVASKLAAEVIGEFYRHSKDQDATWPYRYDSSLSYAENRMVASIRLANQRIHESAGKNPHLRGMGTTLVAFIVKGDQAFVAHVGDSRCYRLRNGSIHQLTRDHSLLEDYKEARPDMTEEEARNFPHKNVITRALGMRDNVVVDISRVDLQDGDRFVLCSDGLSGMLTDAEIHHITRRHEDLEKAVSELIDRANAAGGTDNITAMVVECCF; from the coding sequence GTGCGCATCCGATACGCGGCCAAGACCGACGTCGGCATGAAGAGGACTCACAACGAGGACTACTTCGCGTTGATCGAGGACGAGCAGCTGTTCATGGTGGCTGACGGCATGGGTGGTCACGCATCGGGCGAGGTCGCGAGCAAGCTGGCGGCCGAGGTGATCGGCGAGTTCTATCGCCACAGCAAGGATCAGGACGCGACCTGGCCGTACCGCTACGACTCGAGTCTGTCGTACGCGGAGAACCGCATGGTCGCGTCGATCCGCCTGGCCAACCAGCGCATCCACGAGAGCGCCGGCAAGAACCCGCACCTGCGCGGCATGGGCACCACGCTGGTGGCGTTCATCGTGAAGGGCGATCAGGCCTTCGTGGCCCACGTCGGCGACTCGCGCTGCTACCGGCTGCGCAACGGCTCGATCCACCAGCTCACGCGCGATCACTCGCTGCTCGAGGACTATAAGGAAGCGCGCCCCGACATGACGGAGGAGGAAGCCCGCAACTTCCCCCACAAGAACGTCATCACGCGCGCGCTCGGCATGCGCGACAACGTCGTCGTCGACATCTCGCGGGTCGACCTGCAGGACGGCGACCGCTTCGTGCTCTGCTCCGATGGCCTCTCCGGCATGCTGACCGACGCGGAGATCCATCACATCACCCGGCGCCACGAAGACCTCGAGAAGGCCGTGTCGGAGCTCATCGATCGCGCCAACGCGGCCGGCGGCACCGACAACATCACGGCCATGGTCGTCGAGTGCTGCTTCTAG
- the nagZ gene encoding beta-N-acetylhexosaminidase produces the protein MRTSTTAAWQPGQALFVGFEGLECPRPLLELIAAGRIGGVVLFARNVEAPAQVRKLVASMRERAPQDAPLVVAIDQEGGRVQRLRKPWTEWPPMRRVGEAAQLESTAALARSLALELRELGIGLDFAPVVDVDSNPANPIIGDRSFSRDAATVGRYARSFIEAMQAERVACCAKHFPGHGDTELDSHLALPKLAHDLDRLFEVELPPFAAAIAGEVASIMTAHVVFEAIDRTRPASFAPDVIALLRERLGHDGVVFSDDLEMKAVADHWQPREMVDAALTAGVDALLVCRRFDFVTEVLERLERQKDNALEHALARVVAFKRRFPGEAPAETPLGPPYPAHAELAERLLRGDA, from the coding sequence ATGCGCACGAGCACGACGGCAGCGTGGCAGCCCGGACAGGCACTCTTCGTGGGCTTCGAGGGACTCGAATGTCCGCGGCCGCTGCTCGAGCTCATCGCCGCCGGGCGCATCGGCGGGGTCGTGCTGTTCGCACGCAATGTCGAGGCGCCGGCGCAGGTGCGCAAGCTGGTGGCATCGATGCGCGAGCGGGCCCCGCAAGATGCACCGCTGGTGGTGGCGATCGATCAGGAGGGCGGCCGCGTGCAGCGGCTGCGCAAGCCGTGGACCGAGTGGCCGCCGATGCGCCGCGTCGGCGAGGCCGCGCAGCTCGAGTCGACCGCTGCGTTGGCGCGCTCGCTCGCGCTCGAGCTGCGCGAGCTCGGCATCGGCCTCGACTTCGCGCCGGTGGTCGACGTCGACAGCAACCCGGCCAACCCGATCATCGGCGATCGCAGCTTCTCCCGCGACGCGGCCACCGTCGGTCGGTACGCGCGCAGCTTCATCGAAGCCATGCAGGCCGAGCGGGTGGCGTGCTGCGCCAAGCACTTCCCCGGCCACGGTGACACCGAGCTCGACAGCCACCTCGCGCTGCCGAAGCTGGCCCATGATCTCGACCGCCTGTTCGAGGTCGAGCTGCCGCCGTTCGCGGCCGCCATCGCCGGCGAGGTCGCCAGCATCATGACCGCGCACGTGGTCTTCGAGGCCATCGACCGCACGCGGCCCGCGAGCTTCGCACCCGACGTCATCGCGCTGCTGCGCGAGCGACTCGGCCATGACGGCGTGGTGTTCTCCGACGATCTCGAGATGAAGGCCGTCGCTGACCACTGGCAGCCGCGCGAGATGGTCGATGCGGCGCTCACCGCCGGCGTCGATGCGCTGCTGGTGTGTCGACGCTTCGACTTCGTCACCGAGGTGCTCGAGCGGCTCGAGCGACAGAAGGACAATGCGCTCGAGCACGCACTCGCCCGCGTGGTCGCGTTCAAGCGCCGCTTCCCCGGCGAGGCCCCGGCCGAGACGCCGCTGGGGCCGCCGTATCCGGCGCACGCCGAGCTTGCCGAGCGGTTGCTGCGCGGCGACGCGTGA
- a CDS encoding TIGR04551 family protein produces MTRKPNRRRCTLGISVAACALALILGPGIAAAQPGLGGPGGGLGGGGGPGALGPGGGGPGQRKEKKEGPGEAAPKDKEALRPIEPVPAQPQRFRRIQLFDVAGYMRVRADYFHRPYLGLAEFGEDPQRPSKFFHPPAESQEVADDGSTSPNQASCFNRLTAGGVSDLRASTRCRRRAGFSSANMRLRLEPTLHITDTVQVHTQIDVLDNVVLGSTPDSYGFDDPFAPIDLYTRTQVPPSAGVNSFQDSIVAKRAWGHIRFGWGLDLRFGRMPWHWGMGMVANHGNGYLRNDQSDIIRQIDQDYGDSVDSLRAAFDFGKDRRRSHTVALSWDFASSGATTAQLLGPKWASGGTVGQEFSAERFDNVNQWSASLERRDDPDMLKRKISLGTPVVNYGVIGWLRRQDLAREIGTPGLGDGLGTNGAYYDDTAFPNDLEPGGATLGNGDLDQVGRTGWTNYASTLVHRRALLFTPDLWLRVNWRTLRVELEASGTIGKFYMRDLATAPESADDFRTLARNDLRKQFVATFGYALEFKYGFFRDRFHIGFDHGFATGDRSPSIDYNPQNPLLLGNNGTVGNFRFNPAYNIDLLLFREVLGTVSNAAYFKPWAAFYFFNHFSARVDAEYAMAMRRQATLGNRFSYGVEVDAAIRYHDAREPIFVQFQYGVLFPLGAFNRIGPSGAEDARAMQTLQAQVGIKF; encoded by the coding sequence ATGACCCGCAAACCGAATCGGCGTCGCTGCACGCTCGGCATCAGCGTCGCCGCCTGTGCCCTGGCACTCATCCTCGGACCCGGCATCGCTGCGGCACAGCCTGGCCTCGGTGGTCCGGGCGGTGGTCTCGGCGGTGGCGGTGGCCCCGGCGCGCTCGGCCCGGGCGGCGGCGGTCCGGGTCAACGCAAAGAGAAGAAGGAAGGCCCCGGCGAGGCCGCGCCCAAGGACAAGGAAGCCCTGCGTCCGATCGAACCCGTGCCGGCGCAGCCGCAACGCTTCCGCCGCATCCAGCTGTTCGACGTCGCCGGCTACATGCGCGTGCGCGCCGACTACTTCCATCGTCCGTACCTCGGACTCGCCGAGTTCGGCGAGGACCCGCAGCGCCCCTCGAAGTTCTTCCATCCGCCGGCCGAGTCGCAGGAGGTCGCCGACGACGGCTCCACCTCGCCCAACCAGGCCAGCTGCTTCAACCGCCTGACGGCCGGCGGCGTCTCCGATCTGCGCGCCAGCACCCGCTGCCGGCGGCGAGCCGGCTTCTCGTCGGCGAACATGCGGCTGCGGCTCGAGCCCACGCTGCACATCACCGACACCGTGCAGGTGCACACCCAGATCGACGTGCTCGACAACGTCGTGCTGGGCAGCACGCCCGACTCGTACGGCTTCGACGATCCGTTCGCGCCGATCGATCTCTACACCCGCACGCAGGTACCGCCCTCGGCAGGGGTCAACTCGTTCCAGGACAGCATCGTTGCCAAGCGCGCCTGGGGTCACATCCGCTTCGGCTGGGGCCTCGACCTGCGCTTCGGGCGGATGCCGTGGCACTGGGGCATGGGCATGGTCGCCAACCACGGCAACGGCTACCTGCGCAACGACCAGTCCGACATCATCCGGCAGATCGACCAGGACTACGGCGACTCGGTCGACTCGCTGCGCGCGGCCTTCGACTTCGGCAAGGACCGCCGCCGCAGCCACACCGTCGCGTTGTCGTGGGACTTCGCGTCGAGCGGCGCGACCACGGCGCAGCTGCTCGGACCCAAGTGGGCCTCGGGTGGCACCGTCGGCCAGGAGTTCTCGGCCGAGCGCTTCGACAACGTCAACCAGTGGAGCGCCTCGCTCGAGCGTCGCGACGATCCCGACATGCTCAAGCGCAAGATCTCGCTGGGCACGCCGGTCGTGAACTACGGCGTGATCGGCTGGCTGCGACGCCAGGATCTCGCGCGCGAGATCGGTACCCCCGGCCTCGGTGACGGCCTCGGCACCAACGGCGCCTACTACGACGACACCGCCTTCCCCAACGACCTCGAGCCCGGCGGCGCGACGCTCGGCAACGGCGACCTCGATCAGGTCGGGCGCACCGGCTGGACCAACTACGCCAGCACGCTGGTCCATCGCCGCGCGCTGCTGTTCACGCCCGACCTGTGGCTGCGGGTGAACTGGCGGACCCTGCGGGTCGAGCTCGAGGCCTCGGGCACGATCGGCAAGTTCTACATGCGCGACCTCGCGACCGCGCCCGAGAGTGCCGACGACTTCCGCACGCTCGCGCGCAATGACCTGCGCAAGCAGTTCGTCGCGACCTTCGGCTACGCGCTCGAGTTCAAGTACGGGTTCTTCCGCGACCGCTTCCACATCGGCTTCGATCACGGCTTCGCGACCGGCGATCGCTCGCCGTCGATCGACTACAACCCGCAGAACCCGCTGCTGCTGGGCAACAACGGCACGGTCGGCAACTTCCGCTTCAACCCCGCGTACAACATCGACTTGCTGCTCTTCCGCGAGGTGCTCGGCACCGTCTCGAACGCGGCCTACTTCAAGCCGTGGGCGGCGTTCTACTTCTTCAACCACTTCTCGGCGCGGGTCGACGCCGAGTACGCGATGGCGATGCGACGCCAGGCCACGCTGGGCAACCGCTTCAGCTACGGCGTCGAGGTCGACGCAGCGATCCGCTACCACGACGCGCGCGAACCGATCTTCGTGCAGTTCCAGTACGGCGTGTTGTTCCCGCTCGGCGCGTTCAACCGCATCGGCCCCAGCGGAGCCGAGGACGCACGCGCCATGCAGACCTTGCAGGCGCAGGTCGGGATCAAGTTCTAG
- a CDS encoding CinA family nicotinamide mononucleotide deamidase-related protein, translated as MNAPAPRVEVLSIGDELLSGDTVNTNATFLGARARELGLLLTRVEVVRDRHEEIVTAVRGAVARADVLWTSGGLGPTTDDLTTAAIADAAGCPVVRDEAAVARLREKFRRFAREMPVANLKQADRPERAQWLDNPIGSAEGFCIEIGRCMVFVMPGVPRELHRMQREEVEPRVRARLSLRPIARRMYRAIGLGESAIAERVEPIVAAARARSEALRGVFVHYRAAMPEVLVILEGTPDAQGHGASIDDLASLDGEMIEALRPAIHGVGEADLATRIVAAARDAALRIAFAESCTGGLAAAGIAAIPGASACLDGGVVAYDNRVKRGLLGVEAAVLEAHGAVSEPVARAMAEGARRSLGSDLAVAITGIAGPDGGTAEKPVGTVHIAVADDRGTRHLQLQLRGDRGTLQRGAASWAHKLLWDRLCERGVASLHGPTPSPAT; from the coding sequence ATGAATGCTCCTGCCCCGCGCGTCGAGGTCCTCAGCATCGGTGACGAGCTCCTCTCGGGGGACACGGTCAACACCAACGCGACCTTCCTCGGTGCGCGCGCGCGCGAGCTGGGCCTGCTGCTCACCCGCGTCGAGGTCGTCCGGGATCGTCACGAAGAGATCGTCACCGCGGTCCGCGGTGCTGTCGCGCGCGCCGACGTGCTGTGGACCAGCGGCGGGCTCGGCCCGACCACCGACGACCTGACCACCGCCGCGATCGCGGACGCGGCCGGCTGCCCGGTGGTGCGCGACGAGGCCGCGGTGGCGCGGCTGCGCGAGAAGTTCCGCCGCTTCGCGCGGGAGATGCCGGTCGCGAACCTCAAGCAGGCCGATCGACCCGAGCGCGCGCAGTGGCTCGACAACCCCATCGGCAGCGCCGAGGGCTTCTGCATCGAGATCGGGCGCTGCATGGTGTTCGTGATGCCCGGGGTCCCGCGCGAGCTGCATCGCATGCAGCGCGAGGAGGTCGAGCCGCGCGTGCGCGCGCGCCTGTCGCTGCGGCCGATCGCGCGTCGCATGTATCGCGCGATCGGGCTCGGCGAGTCCGCGATCGCCGAGCGCGTCGAGCCCATCGTCGCCGCCGCACGGGCGCGCAGCGAGGCCCTGCGCGGGGTCTTCGTGCACTACCGGGCCGCGATGCCCGAGGTGCTCGTCATCCTCGAGGGCACGCCCGATGCGCAGGGCCACGGCGCGAGCATCGACGACCTCGCGAGTCTCGACGGCGAGATGATCGAGGCGCTGCGCCCGGCGATTCACGGCGTCGGCGAGGCCGATCTCGCGACCCGCATCGTCGCGGCCGCCCGCGATGCCGCGCTGCGGATCGCGTTCGCGGAGTCCTGCACCGGTGGGCTGGCTGCCGCCGGCATCGCGGCGATCCCCGGCGCGTCGGCCTGTCTCGACGGCGGCGTCGTGGCCTACGACAACCGCGTGAAGCGAGGCCTGCTCGGGGTCGAGGCCGCGGTGCTCGAGGCCCACGGCGCGGTCTCGGAGCCGGTCGCGCGGGCGATGGCCGAGGGCGCGCGGCGATCGCTCGGGAGCGATCTCGCCGTCGCGATCACCGGCATCGCCGGCCCCGATGGCGGCACCGCCGAAAAGCCGGTGGGAACCGTGCACATCGCGGTCGCCGACGATCGCGGCACCCGCCACCTCCAACTGCAGCTGCGCGGCGATCGTGGCACGCTGCAGCGCGGCGCCGCCTCGTGGGCGCACAAGCTGCTGTGGGACCGCCTCTGCGAGCGTGGCGTGGCCTCGCTGCACGGACCCACGCCATCGCCGGCGACCTGA
- a CDS encoding transglycosylase SLT domain-containing protein, which yields MPELPSPPPEPVEPAAAPPWTDADLPRIRALQPKIRAAAQRHGVDPHVMNAIIWHESHFNASARGPGGAAGLMQLMPTTSKSLAKRLHRANRPFDPDFNLDAGAYLLSRLLTIFDGDLDLALAGYALGHVAVRRRLEAGEPLPDRTQRFIAKVHAWSAAFAQLDELALAARRSAPRGT from the coding sequence GTGCCGGAGCTTCCGTCGCCGCCGCCGGAGCCCGTCGAGCCGGCCGCCGCACCGCCGTGGACCGACGCCGACCTGCCGCGCATCCGCGCGCTGCAGCCGAAGATCCGCGCCGCCGCGCAGCGGCACGGCGTCGACCCGCACGTGATGAACGCCATCATCTGGCACGAGAGCCACTTCAACGCCAGCGCCCGCGGCCCCGGCGGCGCCGCGGGTCTCATGCAGCTGATGCCGACCACGTCGAAGTCGCTGGCCAAGCGGCTGCATCGCGCCAACCGCCCCTTCGATCCCGATTTCAACCTCGACGCCGGCGCGTACCTGTTGTCGCGGCTGCTCACGATCTTCGACGGCGACCTCGACCTCGCGCTGGCCGGCTACGCGCTGGGGCACGTCGCGGTGCGACGCCGACTCGAGGCGGGCGAGCCGCTGCCCGATCGCACGCAACGCTTCATCGCCAAGGTCCACGCGTGGTCGGCCGCGTTCGCCCAGCTGGACGAGCTCGCGCTGGCCGCTCGCCGGTCGGCGCCCCGCGGGACCTGA
- the radA gene encoding DNA repair protein RadA, which produces MAKSTTRWICSDCGAGASGWFGKCPACGAWNTIEQRDETPVDRVVLSTGATAPVRADQAPPEVARLRCGLAEVDRVFGGGLVRGSVGLLGGAPGIGKSTLLLQVSAGLARSTGTVLYASGEESTPQIAGRAQRLGAAVPQLLLVAETRVEAILEAARELAIAGELAALVVDSIQTVYSDAAEGLPGNVSQIRACAAQLVSFAKLHDIPVVVVGHVTKDGQLAGPRVLEHLVDVVLSFEGDDERALRLLRASKNRFGSTAELGVFEMTGGGLREIGNPSEAFLAERPSRVAGSCITATLEGSRPLLLEVQALLAPAHGGARRNCVGVDPARVAMLLAVLERHAGLPVLDQDVFVNVAGGMRIVEPAADLAIALAVASSHLRRPIDAGLVALGEIGLTGEIRQAQRLEPRLAEARRLGFERAVIPPLPAKFEGKRTVLKLSQVRSIADAVAAAIDG; this is translated from the coding sequence ATGGCGAAGTCGACGACGCGATGGATCTGCAGCGACTGTGGTGCGGGCGCCAGCGGGTGGTTCGGCAAGTGCCCTGCGTGCGGCGCGTGGAACACCATCGAGCAACGCGACGAGACCCCGGTCGATCGCGTGGTGCTCTCGACCGGCGCGACCGCACCGGTGCGCGCCGACCAGGCCCCGCCCGAGGTCGCGCGTCTGCGCTGCGGACTGGCCGAGGTCGATCGCGTGTTCGGTGGCGGCCTCGTGCGGGGCAGCGTGGGTCTGCTGGGCGGCGCGCCGGGCATCGGCAAGTCGACCTTGCTGCTGCAGGTCTCCGCCGGGCTCGCGCGCAGCACCGGCACCGTGCTGTACGCCAGCGGCGAGGAGTCCACGCCGCAGATCGCCGGTCGTGCCCAGCGCCTGGGCGCCGCAGTACCGCAGCTGCTGCTGGTTGCGGAGACCCGCGTCGAGGCGATCCTCGAGGCCGCGCGCGAGCTCGCGATCGCCGGTGAGCTCGCCGCGTTGGTGGTCGACTCGATCCAGACCGTCTACAGCGATGCCGCCGAGGGCTTGCCCGGCAACGTGTCGCAGATCCGGGCCTGCGCCGCACAGCTGGTGAGCTTTGCCAAGCTGCACGACATCCCGGTGGTGGTGGTCGGCCACGTCACCAAGGACGGGCAGCTCGCGGGCCCGCGGGTACTCGAGCACCTGGTCGACGTCGTGTTGTCGTTCGAGGGCGACGACGAGCGCGCGCTGCGGTTGCTGCGGGCGAGCAAGAACCGCTTCGGATCGACCGCCGAACTCGGCGTGTTCGAGATGACCGGCGGCGGTCTGCGGGAGATCGGCAACCCGTCGGAGGCCTTCCTCGCCGAGCGACCGAGCCGGGTCGCGGGCTCGTGCATCACCGCGACCCTCGAGGGCTCGCGACCGCTGTTGCTCGAGGTGCAGGCGCTGCTGGCCCCCGCCCACGGCGGCGCGCGGCGCAACTGCGTCGGCGTCGATCCGGCCCGCGTCGCGATGTTGCTGGCGGTGCTCGAGCGCCATGCCGGGCTGCCCGTGCTCGACCAGGACGTGTTCGTCAACGTCGCCGGTGGCATGCGCATCGTCGAGCCCGCGGCCGACCTCGCGATCGCGCTCGCGGTCGCCTCGAGTCACCTGCGGCGTCCGATCGACGCGGGCCTGGTCGCGCTCGGCGAGATCGGCCTGACCGGGGAGATCCGCCAGGCCCAGCGCCTCGAACCCCGACTGGCCGAGGCGCGGCGTCTCGGCTTCGAGCGCGCCGTCATTCCGCCGCTGCCCGCGAAGTTCGAGGGCAAGCGGACGGTGCTGAAGCTATCGCAGGTGCGCTCGATCGCCGACGCGGTCGCGGCGGCCATCGACGGCTGA
- the recA gene encoding recombinase RecA, translating into MSASDPKQPVSPAKHRDAAIGLALATIEKQFGKGSIMRLSADGKLPLGDVSVVPTGCLALDIATGIGGLPRGRIVEIYGPESSGKTTLALHAVAEAQRTGGVCAFIDAEHALDVGYARKIGVRTDDLLVSQPDYGEQALEICDMLVRSGAVDIVVIDSVAALTPKAELEGEMGDSHVGLQARLMSQALRKLTGSISRSRTIVIFINQLRMKIGVMFGNPETTTGGNALKFYASIRFDIRRIGAIKSAEQVVGNRTRVKVVKNKLAPPFREVEFDITYGEGVSRPGMLIDMGVEANVIEKSGAWLSYKGERIGQGRDNAKQFLVEHPEVAARIETELLTKHGMTLRLQQAQAAGDAKAEAAKAEAKAEAKAEGKVEKPDVVRIPAEGLRTGDKPKAGADDEKPNGRARARN; encoded by the coding sequence ATGTCTGCATCCGATCCGAAGCAACCCGTCAGCCCCGCCAAGCATCGTGATGCCGCCATCGGCCTCGCCCTCGCGACCATCGAGAAGCAGTTCGGCAAGGGCTCGATCATGCGGCTGTCGGCCGATGGCAAGCTGCCGCTCGGCGACGTCTCGGTGGTCCCGACCGGCTGCCTCGCGCTCGACATCGCGACCGGCATCGGCGGCCTGCCGCGCGGCCGCATCGTCGAGATCTACGGGCCAGAGTCCTCGGGCAAGACGACCCTCGCGCTGCACGCCGTCGCCGAGGCCCAGCGCACCGGCGGCGTGTGTGCGTTCATCGACGCCGAGCACGCGCTCGACGTCGGTTATGCCCGCAAGATCGGCGTGCGCACCGACGACCTGTTGGTCTCGCAGCCGGACTACGGCGAGCAGGCGCTGGAGATCTGCGACATGCTGGTGCGCTCGGGCGCGGTCGACATCGTCGTGATCGACTCGGTCGCCGCGCTCACGCCCAAGGCCGAGCTCGAGGGCGAGATGGGCGACTCGCACGTCGGTCTGCAGGCGCGACTCATGAGCCAGGCGCTGCGCAAGCTGACGGGCTCGATCTCCCGCAGCCGCACCATCGTCATCTTCATCAACCAGCTGCGCATGAAGATCGGCGTGATGTTCGGTAACCCCGAGACCACCACCGGCGGCAACGCGCTCAAGTTCTACGCGTCGATCCGCTTCGACATCCGCCGCATCGGCGCCATCAAGTCGGCCGAGCAGGTGGTCGGCAACCGCACCCGCGTGAAGGTGGTCAAGAACAAGCTCGCGCCACCGTTTCGCGAGGTCGAGTTCGACATCACCTACGGCGAGGGCGTGAGCCGCCCCGGCATGCTCATCGACATGGGCGTCGAGGCCAACGTGATCGAGAAGTCTGGCGCGTGGCTTTCGTACAAGGGCGAGCGCATCGGCCAAGGTCGCGACAACGCCAAGCAGTTCCTGGTCGAGCACCCCGAGGTCGCCGCGCGCATCGAGACCGAGCTGTTGACCAAGCACGGCATGACCCTGCGGCTGCAGCAGGCCCAGGCCGCCGGCGACGCCAAGGCCGAGGCCGCCAAGGCCGAAGCGAAGGCCGAGGCGAAGGCCGAGGGCAAGGTCGAGAAGCCCGATGTCGTGCGCATCCCGGCCGAGGGCCTACGCACCGGCGACAAGCCCAAGGCCGGTGCCGACGACGAGAAGCCCAACGGCCGCGCCCGCGCCCGCAACTAG
- a CDS encoding PilZ domain-containing protein, whose amino-acid sequence MSAGRSDRRATSRYPVELDVDYRIEGTYLFASIADISSCGIFVRTETPLAQGTLLQLCFEAPPTLANGDGRFELAGEVVWITADTDRPGMGVRFLEVSAADQRRLLELVRAIAYVDDSDAN is encoded by the coding sequence GTGTCCGCTGGCCGCTCCGATCGCCGAGCGACGTCGCGCTACCCCGTGGAGCTCGACGTCGACTACCGCATCGAGGGCACCTACTTGTTCGCGTCGATCGCCGACATCTCGAGCTGCGGCATCTTCGTGCGCACCGAGACGCCGCTGGCCCAGGGCACGCTGCTGCAGCTGTGCTTCGAGGCCCCGCCGACGCTCGCCAACGGCGACGGTCGCTTCGAGCTCGCCGGTGAGGTGGTGTGGATCACCGCCGACACCGATCGTCCGGGCATGGGCGTGCGCTTCCTGGAGGTGTCGGCCGCGGATCAGCGGCGCCTGCTGGAGCTGGTGCGCGCCATCGCCTACGTCGACGACAGCGACGCGAACTGA